TCATAGTTCCCGCCATTGAAATTAGGGGAATATACGTTAGATTGAGTTGGAAAATCGGTTGAAACGGTGTGACCGGCCATAATAAGCGAATTAGATAAATCACAAATAATAAATTCATTACCCGCATCATCCAAACTTCCGCCAATGAATGATGCGTAGCTGATTGAAGATAGATCAGTATCCATTTTAATGATAACGGCATCGTGCATTCCGCCGCCATAGATGCTTTGAACAGCGTCAATGGTAATAGGAAAATTAGAACTCTCAGTCAATCCAAAAGCATATATATTGCCGTTACCGTCACATACCAATGTGCCCATGAAGCAACAGCTATTGGTTGTACCGCTTAAAAATGTTGACGCTACCATATTCTCGAGATCATTATCTACTTTGGAAATAAATCCATCGTTATATCCATTATAGGTTCTGTCATAGGCGCCAGGAGTCGTATAATAGTCGGCATGGTTGGTGTGACCGGTATTATACAGGTTGCCCTGGTCGTCGATAATAAGCTCAGCTACACCCGCATCGCCGACAAGCGTCGAGGCTAAGAGATTTGACAATGAATTATCGAGCTTTGAAATCGCAGAGTTATAATAGGAGCCACTATGTATGCGATTGTAACTATTGGGAGTAGTGGGATAATCACCCGAACCGGTTGAGCCGCCAATGAATATATTATTTTCCGAATCCAAGACTAATGAAGGAAAAGCTTCTATACCGGAACCACCAACAAATGTAGATGATAAAATTGAAGTTAGATCGCTGCTTAGGCGTGTAATGAAATAATCAGTATTGCCGCCATACAGGGTATCATAGGCATTTGAGGTTTTTGGGAAATCTGATGAATTTGTAGTGCCTGCCACATAAATGTCCCCATTTGTGTTTGTCAGAAGCCCCGGACAATTGTAAGGTCCCTCGGCCTGGTTTCCACCCAGATAAGTCGATGCAATTAATGTATTTAAATCGGCATCTAAAATAGCCACAAACATATCACTGGAACCGCCCATGTATGTCCCGCCAACTACTCCAGGAGTAATCGGAAAGTTACTTGAGCCTGTATAACCGGCTATAATGACTTCTCCCTGTGCATTAATACATATTCCCGCATACTGATCGTCACCGGTTCCGCCGATATATGCCGCCGCAAGAACGTCTGTCAACCCGGAGTTTAATTTGCAGATATAAATATCGTTGCCACCTCTCAGGGGAGATTGATAATTGCCCAGGCTTGGAGGAAAATTACTGGAATTTGTATATCCTACGATATAAATATTGCCATGGGAGTCGGATGCCAACTGTATACCTCCGAATCCATCATTACCATTTCCACCAAGATATGTAGATACCAGATAGGGCAAATTGATCAATGATTCAATCGTCGCGTCCGCACTTAAGGTAGCAGAAACGAACACCAACATTACACTAATGCCCAATAACAGATATCCGATTTTTTTAACATTCATATGTCTTAACTCCTTTTTTATCCACCTCACACGGCCCCGGGCCGCCTTTGAAAACATAATTTATAAGATATACTGCATCACCAACGTTACAATTACCGTCACAATTAGCATCACCGGCTTCAATCGGGTTGGGGGCCGGGCCACCCTTGAATACATGGCTGATGATATAAACAGCATCGCCGACATTGACATCACCATCGCCGTTGGCGTCTCCTTTAAGATCTAAACAACATCTGATACATCGCACCGATTTACCACTGGTTTGCCTGTCGCCATTGAGGAGAACTCCTGGGATGTCATGTGGGACAAGGTATAAAAAAGCGTGATCGTCAGAATTGGGCGTGCTGGTCCAGAAGCCGGTGAGCCATCCAAGGCCAACAAATGAGCCGTCGGGATGACGAGAACCAGCAGGCAGGACGCTTAGGTTACTACTATTGTCGCCGTTACCGTTGTTGTCCCAACCACTGGTGTTTTTTAGCGCAATCCCTGCGATAGAGGAACCGCCAAGTTCATTAACCAGCAAGGTCCATTCATCTACGGAGGGCAAATGCCATTCTTCGGGACAGGCATTGACGGCAGTTGCCCAATCGTATAAGCGGCCATAAATTGTACCATTTGACGTATCATTGTTATAATTCCAACTGCCGGATGTATCATAATTCAGGTTTTCCGCCATCCAGTAATTATCGCCTATCTTGACCCACCCATATGTTTGTCCATCGCGGATATCTACAAACTCACCTAACGTATTCTTATCATTATTATCTGAGGGCAATCCCACCGACTGCTCTGATTTAACAAGTCCATCAGCCATTGCCACTGTATGCCTCATGAAGATTACAAATAACATTACGAGCACAAGGCTAAAATATCTAAACATCCAAATTCCTCCATCCGTTTTTATATTCACTACCTCCATTTTAAATGTTCTATCTGCTTACTCAAGTGATTGACACGGCCCCGGGCCGCCTTTGAAAACATGGTTTATGAGATAAACCGCATCACCGACATTACAATCTCCGTCCCAATTGGCATCACCGGATTCGATTGGTTCGGGGGCCGGACCGCCTTTAAAGACATGATTGATAATAAAAACAGCATCTCCGACATTGACATCAAAATCACCATTAGCGTCACCGCAGATGTAATCGCAAATATCACCGACACCATCTTCATCAGTATCGACCTGATTGGGATTAATGACTTCTATGCAATTATCACAACTGTCTCCGACGGCATCACCGTCAAAATCTTCTTGCAGTGGATTGGGCGCATCAATACAGTTATCGCATAAATTCCCTAATCCATCTTCATCATTATCCAACTGTTCAGGATTTGGCAGACCGGGACAATTATCATATGCTTCCGGCACTAAATCTCCATCAAGGTCATATAAGTTTCTTCCCAGGATAGATATTTCAATTGAATCCTTGGTACAGGGTAAACCGGCCGAATCCGCCAGAAATGAGGTCCAGTATCTGAGGTTTCTCCTGTAATCTGAGCCGATGCGATCCGGATCGGTATTTCCATAATTGTGTGCCACCGGTGTCAGAACATATTTGGCTAAATACCAGGAGAGCGCAACTGGATCAGTAGAAGCGGCAATCACGTCTGTCTGTACTGATTCAGTCAAGTAAAATGGTCCCTCGGGAGAAGTCAATTTGGCATCGGCAATTGTCAGATCGGGATATGTCTCGGCCATAATTTTGGCCGTCAGTGCGTACTTACCAAACAAATAGTCGTCGTGCATTTCATTAAATCCGCCATAGCGCATGTCAGCATAAGCTGTTGTCATGACGCCAACCCAGTTCTTGACGGCTATTGTAGCCCCGGCCCAGAAATGGGATTTGAGAACCGGGAAATTAATCAAACACATTCTCTCGCGGTCATATGTGGACGTGGAAATATCCCAAATGCCGTATTTAAGTGATATGTAACATCCGGCATCACTTGAGTAAAACTTGGGGTAGCTAACTTTTGTTTGATCATCATATACAAATCCATCATTATAATCTCCGACAGAATACTCATACGCCTCCTCATCCCAAAAAGTATTCCAGCGATTGGAAGAAACGTTATAACCTTTGATACTAAAAGCCGAAATAACATCAGTGACAGATTGATTTTCATCATCTGAATTATTATTGTCGTGACCAAGCTGGTAGCCCAAATCCTGAGTGTTGTCACATACTATAATTGCTCCCGTAAAACCGTCGGGATGGCTGATTATTTTCCTAATTATTCCCTTAAGGCGATCATTGTTGGAAGAATTGAATGACGGCCATTGATAACTTCCCTTGATAATGACAATTTCATTTGAAGCAACCAATCCATTCGGAGTAGTCGAAGTTTTATAAAACTCAAAACCGTCAGCTTCCATTAACCGGAAAAGAGTATCTGTAGCCGGATCAGTAAAATATTCATCAGGAGTAGACTCATCAGCGCCGTCCAGAGTTCCGATCGTTACGGGTATGGAATCAAGAACGTACACTCGAGAAATTGGCGAATCTGAAACCCAATAAGGTAAATCAAGATCAGCCTTCTGCCTGGAAAAAGTAATTCCGGGAATCGAGGCCACAAACCATGCAGCACCAACAATGACGACGAGAGCCCCTGAAATTTTTAGAATCCTTCGCAGGACGAGTGTGCCGGTAATAAACGAAATGATGGAAACAATCCAATAAAAGGCCATTGGAATTGCTGCTCGCTGGCAGGGGTAGGTTAAACGACGAAAATCTGATCCGCTGCGGAGAATCAACCAGAGAAGTGACCCGAGCCCGGTGAGCCAGAAAAAAAAGGATTTCCAATTTTTCTTTAGCATACTCATAATAATCATACCTCTTTTTTTCTATATCGATTAACGCAATATTCAGCAGTATTAATCAAATGTGAACAGTCATTATAACCAATTTTGTAAAAGAATTGGGCGGCGATCAGCAATCCTCATCTTTACTCACACCCTTCACAAGGCCCCGGGCCGCCTTTGAAAACATGGTTTATGAGATAAACCGCATCACCAATATTGCTATTGCCGTCACAATTGGCATCACCGGATTCGATTGGTTCGGGGGCCGGGCCACCCTTGAATACATGGCTGATGATATAAACCGCATCGCCGACATTGACATCACCATCACCATTAGCATCGCCGCACATCATCTCAGTGATGACCAGGAATTGATTAACGCTGACATCGGAAAGCGCGTTTACCATCCCGCTGGGCCATTCAACTTTTATAGAATCTACAATAGTCGCATCACCGAGGCCAAAATGAAGTTCTGAAGAGCCTTGAGCCAGGGAACTGATGTGGCTTCTCAATTCACGCATTTGCCAGACCGGGGAACCGTTAATATCCGCCAGCACCCTTACTTTGGCGCCAATACCGGATATATTAGACTGGATCCCGATGAGCTTAACTATCAACCAATTATTTCCATTGCCGTTATTCCTTAATTGAATATTCGGTTCTTCGTAATACCAATTAGATAGATACAAATCCAGATCGCCGTCGCGATCATAGTCAGCATAAGAAACTTTGCATGATAACTGGCCGGTATTATCTATTAGTGAACTGTCTACATAAGGGGTAAATGTGCCGGTGCCGTCATTCAGATAAAAATAGTCGGGCTGGTCCTCAGTTAATTTATCATCATTTATCAGGAAAATATCAAGATCGCCGTCGTTATCAAAATCGCCGGAGCAGCTCGAAGTTGACCAGTGGTTTTCATCGGTGATTGGTTGACCGGTTACCTGGACAAAAGTGCCACCGCCGGTGTTCTCAAAAAGGGCGT
Above is a genomic segment from Candidatus Zixiibacteriota bacterium containing:
- a CDS encoding DUF362 domain-containing protein, whose translation is MSMLKKNWKSFFFWLTGLGSLLWLILRSGSDFRRLTYPCQRAAIPMAFYWIVSIISFITGTLVLRRILKISGALVVIVGAAWFVASIPGITFSRQKADLDLPYWVSDSPISRVYVLDSIPVTIGTLDGADESTPDEYFTDPATDTLFRLMEADGFEFYKTSTTPNGLVASNEIVIIKGSYQWPSFNSSNNDRLKGIIRKIISHPDGFTGAIIVCDNTQDLGYQLGHDNNNSDDENQSVTDVISAFSIKGYNVSSNRWNTFWDEEAYEYSVGDYNDGFVYDDQTKVSYPKFYSSDAGCYISLKYGIWDISTSTYDRERMCLINFPVLKSHFWAGATIAVKNWVGVMTTAYADMRYGGFNEMHDDYLFGKYALTAKIMAETYPDLTIADAKLTSPEGPFYLTESVQTDVIAASTDPVALSWYLAKYVLTPVAHNYGNTDPDRIGSDYRRNLRYWTSFLADSAGLPCTKDSIEISILGRNLYDLDGDLVPEAYDNCPGLPNPEQLDNDEDGLGNLCDNCIDAPNPLQEDFDGDAVGDSCDNCIEVINPNQVDTDEDGVGDICDYICGDANGDFDVNVGDAVFIINHVFKGGPAPEPIESGDANWDGDCNVGDAVYLINHVFKGGPGPCQSLE
- a CDS encoding SBBP repeat-containing protein — its product is MNVKKIGYLLLGISVMLVFVSATLSADATIESLINLPYLVSTYLGGNGNDGFGGIQLASDSHGNIYIVGYTNSSNFPPSLGNYQSPLRGGNDIYICKLNSGLTDVLAAAYIGGTGDDQYAGICINAQGEVIIAGYTGSSNFPITPGVVGGTYMGGSSDMFVAILDADLNTLIASTYLGGNQAEGPYNCPGLLTNTNGDIYVAGTTNSSDFPKTSNAYDTLYGGNTDYFITRLSSDLTSILSSTFVGGSGIEAFPSLVLDSENNIFIGGSTGSGDYPTTPNSYNRIHSGSYYNSAISKLDNSLSNLLASTLVGDAGVAELIIDDQGNLYNTGHTNHADYYTTPGAYDRTYNGYNDGFISKVDNDLENMVASTFLSGTTNSCCFMGTLVCDGNGNIYAFGLTESSNFPITIDAVQSIYGGGMHDAVIIKMDTDLSSISYASFIGGSLDDAGNEFIICDLSNSLIMAGHTVSTDFPTQSNVYSPNFNGGNYDAFIVKHYFNLNCGDANGDGDVNVGDAVYIISHVFKGGPAPNPIEAGDANWDGDCNVGDAVYLINHVFKGGPGPCEVEQ
- a CDS encoding FISUMP domain-containing protein — protein: MFRYFSLVLVMLFVIFMRHTVAMADGLVKSEQSVGLPSDNNDKNTLGEFVDIRDGQTYGWVKIGDNYWMAENLNYDTSGSWNYNNDTSNGTIYGRLYDWATAVNACPEEWHLPSVDEWTLLVNELGGSSIAGIALKNTSGWDNNGNGDNSSNLSVLPAGSRHPDGSFVGLGWLTGFWTSTPNSDDHAFLYLVPHDIPGVLLNGDRQTSGKSVRCIRCCLDLKGDANGDGDVNVGDAVYIISHVFKGGPAPNPIEAGDANCDGNCNVGDAVYLINYVFKGGPGPCEVDKKGVKTYEC